One genomic segment of Bacteroides caccae includes these proteins:
- a CDS encoding TlpA disulfide reductase family protein, with amino-acid sequence MKKITFVALAALTITACSSGPKFQVNGDISGADGKMLYLEASGLEGIAALDSVKLKGEGAFSFKQPRPESPEFYRLRIDDKVINFSVDSIETLQIKAPYVDFSTAYTIEGSGNSNKIKELTLKQIDLQKNVDDLLATLRNNNISHDIFEDSLATLLNNYKEDVKVNYIFAAPNTAAAYFALFQKLNNYLIFDPLNNKDDVKCFAAVATSLNNTYPDAVRSKNLYNIVIKGMKNTRQPQAKALEIPQEKIVETGIIDIALRDIHGNVRKLTDLKGKVVLLDFSVFQSPAGAPHNMLLRELYNKYASQGLEIYQISLDADEHYWKTAAANLPWICVRDGNGVYSTNVAVYNVRQVPSIFLINRNNELKLRGEDIKDLEASVKSLL; translated from the coding sequence ATGAAAAAGATTACTTTTGTTGCGCTTGCCGCACTTACTATTACAGCTTGTAGTTCCGGTCCTAAATTCCAAGTGAACGGAGATATTTCAGGAGCCGACGGAAAAATGCTTTATCTCGAAGCGTCCGGCCTTGAAGGGATCGCCGCATTGGACTCGGTCAAACTGAAAGGAGAAGGAGCATTCAGTTTCAAACAGCCCCGCCCCGAATCACCCGAATTTTACCGTTTGCGAATAGACGACAAAGTCATTAACTTTTCTGTCGATTCTATCGAAACGCTCCAGATAAAAGCACCGTATGTAGACTTTTCAACTGCGTACACCATAGAAGGTTCCGGAAACAGCAACAAAATAAAAGAGCTAACGCTGAAACAAATCGATCTTCAAAAGAATGTGGACGACTTGCTAGCTACATTACGCAACAATAATATCAGCCACGATATTTTCGAAGACAGCCTGGCCACGTTGCTCAATAACTATAAAGAGGATGTGAAAGTAAACTATATATTCGCAGCACCGAATACGGCAGCCGCTTATTTCGCCCTGTTCCAAAAGCTCAACAACTATCTGATATTCGATCCGTTGAACAACAAAGACGATGTGAAATGTTTTGCAGCCGTAGCTACCAGCCTCAACAATACATATCCCGATGCAGTACGCTCCAAGAACCTTTATAATATCGTTATTAAAGGTATGAAAAACACACGTCAACCCCAGGCAAAAGCACTGGAGATTCCACAGGAAAAAATTGTAGAAACCGGCATCATCGACATTGCTTTGCGCGACATACACGGGAATGTGCGCAAGTTGACTGACCTGAAAGGCAAAGTCGTATTACTCGACTTCTCCGTATTCCAGTCACCGGCAGGCGCTCCCCACAATATGTTGCTTCGCGAACTATATAATAAGTATGCTTCACAGGGATTGGAAATTTACCAGATCTCTCTCGATGCGGACGAACACTACTGGAAAACGGCAGCAGCCAACCTCCCTTGGATATGTGTGCGTGACGGCAACGGAGTTTATTCCACCAATGTAGCTGTATATAATGTTCGCCAGGTTCCATCTATCTTTTTGATTAACCGCAACAACGAATTGAAACTTCGTGGCGAGGATATCAAGGATTTGGAAGCATCCGTCAAGTCATTACTCTAA
- the glsA gene encoding glutaminase A: MDKKVTLAQLKEVVQEAYDQVKTNTGGKNADYIPYLANVNKDLFGISVCLLNGQTIHVGDTDYRFGIESVSKVHTAILALRQYGAKEILDKIGADATGLPFNSIIAILLENDHPSTPLVNAGAISACSMVKPIGDSAKKWDAIVGNVTDLCGSAPQLIDELYKSESDTNFNNRSIAWLLKNYNRIYDDPDMSLDLYTRQCSLGVTALQLSVAAGTIANGGVNPVTKKEVFDASLAPKITAMIAAVGFYEHTGDWMYTSGIPAKTGVGGGVMGVLPGQFGIAAFAPPLDGSGNSVKAQLAIEYIMNKLRLNVFGNNRITIVD; this comes from the coding sequence ATGGATAAAAAAGTAACACTCGCTCAATTGAAAGAAGTGGTACAGGAGGCATACGACCAGGTAAAAACCAATACAGGAGGCAAGAATGCCGACTATATTCCTTACTTGGCAAATGTCAATAAAGATCTCTTCGGAATTAGTGTCTGCCTGCTCAACGGGCAGACTATCCATGTGGGAGATACTGATTACCGCTTCGGAATAGAATCCGTATCGAAAGTACATACCGCTATCCTTGCATTACGTCAATATGGCGCCAAGGAAATTCTGGACAAGATCGGAGCTGATGCAACCGGCTTGCCTTTCAACTCAATCATCGCTATCTTACTGGAGAACGACCATCCGTCTACTCCATTAGTAAACGCCGGTGCTATTTCTGCTTGCAGTATGGTGAAGCCTATCGGTGACTCTGCCAAGAAATGGGATGCTATCGTTGGAAACGTAACCGATTTGTGCGGCAGCGCTCCTCAGCTGATTGATGAATTATATAAATCCGAATCGGATACGAACTTCAATAACCGTTCTATTGCCTGGTTGTTGAAAAACTACAACCGTATCTACGATGATCCGGATATGTCGTTAGACCTCTATACCCGCCAATGTTCATTAGGAGTTACTGCATTACAGCTTTCTGTTGCTGCCGGGACAATTGCCAATGGTGGTGTGAACCCAGTGACTAAAAAGGAAGTTTTCGATGCTAGCCTTGCTCCTAAAATCACAGCCATGATTGCTGCAGTAGGTTTCTACGAACATACCGGTGACTGGATGTACACTTCCGGAATCCCTGCAAAAACAGGTGTAGGTGGTGGGGTAATGGGCGTATTACCCGGACAATTCGGTATCGCTGCATTCGCTCCTCCTTTGGACGGATCGGGTAACTCTGTAAAAGCTCAGTTGGCTATCGAATACATCATGAACAAACTAAGATTGAATGTATTTGGTAACAATCGTATCACTATAGTTGATTAA
- the pnp gene encoding polyribonucleotide nucleotidyltransferase → MINPIVKTIELPDGRTITLETGKLAKQADGSVMLRMGNTMLLATVCAAKDAVPGTDFMPLQVEYKEKFAAFGRFPGGFTKREGRASDYEILTCRLVDRALRPLFPDNYHAEVYVNIILFSADGVDMPDALAGLAASAALAVSDIPFNGPISEVRVARIDGQFVINPTFEQLEKADMDLMVAATYENIMMVEGEMHEVSEAELLEAMKVAHEAIKVHCKAQMELTEEVGKTVKREYDHEVNDEDLRKAVREACYDKAYAVAASGNNNKHERFAAFEAICEEFKAQFSEEELEEKAALIDRYYHDVEKEAMRRSILDEGKRLDGRKTTEIRPIWCEVGYLPGPHGSAIFTRGETQSLTSVTLGTKLDEKIIDNVLEHGKERFLLHYNFPPFSTGEAKAQRGVGRREIGHGHLAWRALKGQIPADYPYVVRVVSEILESNGSSSMATVCAGTLALMDAGVKIKKPVSGIAMGLIKNAGEDKYAVLSDILGDEDHLGDMDFKVTGTRDGITATQMDIKVDGLSYEILERALNQAKEGRMHILDKIAETIAEPRADLKEHAPRIETMTIPKEFIGAVIGPGGKIIQGMQEETGAVITIEETEGVGRIEVSGTNKKCIDDAMRMIKAIVAVPEVGEVYKGKVRSIMPYGAFIEFLPGKDGLLHISEIDWKRLETVEEAGIKEGDEIDVKLIDIDPKTGKFKLSRKVLLPRPEKK, encoded by the coding sequence ATGATTAACCCAATTGTTAAGACGATCGAGTTACCTGATGGAAGAACCATCACACTCGAGACGGGAAAGTTGGCAAAACAGGCAGACGGTTCTGTAATGCTACGCATGGGAAACACCATGTTGTTGGCTACTGTTTGTGCCGCTAAAGATGCAGTTCCCGGAACAGATTTTATGCCTTTACAGGTAGAGTACAAAGAAAAATTTGCGGCATTCGGCCGTTTCCCCGGTGGTTTTACCAAAAGAGAAGGTCGGGCTTCTGATTATGAGATCCTGACCTGCCGTCTTGTTGACCGTGCTCTCCGCCCCTTATTCCCCGACAATTATCATGCAGAGGTATATGTAAATATCATCCTCTTCTCAGCAGATGGTGTAGATATGCCGGACGCATTGGCAGGACTTGCAGCTTCTGCAGCACTTGCTGTTTCAGATATTCCATTTAACGGACCGATTTCCGAAGTGCGTGTAGCGCGTATTGACGGTCAGTTTGTAATCAATCCGACTTTTGAGCAACTGGAAAAAGCTGATATGGACCTTATGGTGGCTGCTACTTATGAAAATATCATGATGGTAGAAGGCGAAATGCACGAAGTATCCGAAGCAGAATTGCTAGAGGCTATGAAAGTGGCTCACGAAGCAATTAAGGTACATTGCAAAGCTCAGATGGAGTTGACTGAAGAAGTTGGCAAAACCGTAAAACGTGAATATGACCATGAGGTAAACGACGAAGACTTGCGTAAGGCAGTTCGTGAAGCTTGTTATGACAAGGCTTATGCTGTTGCTGCTTCCGGAAATAACAATAAACATGAACGTTTTGCTGCTTTCGAAGCTATTTGTGAAGAGTTTAAGGCTCAGTTCTCAGAAGAGGAACTGGAAGAAAAAGCGGCTTTGATCGACCGTTATTATCACGATGTAGAAAAAGAAGCAATGCGCCGTTCTATTCTTGATGAAGGCAAACGCCTGGATGGTCGTAAAACTACCGAAATTCGCCCGATTTGGTGTGAAGTAGGTTACCTACCCGGTCCTCACGGATCTGCTATCTTTACTCGTGGTGAAACTCAATCACTGACTTCTGTCACACTGGGTACAAAACTCGATGAAAAGATTATTGACAATGTATTGGAACACGGAAAAGAACGTTTCCTGTTACATTATAATTTCCCTCCTTTTTCCACTGGTGAGGCAAAAGCACAACGCGGCGTAGGTCGTCGTGAAATTGGTCATGGCCACTTGGCTTGGCGCGCTTTGAAAGGACAGATTCCTGCTGACTATCCGTACGTAGTACGTGTTGTTTCAGAAATTCTCGAATCTAATGGTTCTTCTTCTATGGCTACCGTATGTGCCGGAACATTGGCATTAATGGATGCAGGTGTGAAGATCAAGAAGCCGGTATCAGGTATTGCAATGGGACTGATTAAGAATGCAGGTGAAGATAAATATGCAGTATTGTCTGATATCCTCGGTGATGAAGACCACCTCGGAGATATGGACTTCAAGGTGACTGGAACAAGAGATGGTATTACTGCTACGCAAATGGATATTAAGGTAGACGGTCTGTCTTATGAAATCTTGGAACGTGCATTGAACCAGGCTAAGGAAGGGCGTATGCACATCTTGGATAAGATTGCTGAAACAATCGCTGAACCGCGTGCAGACTTGAAAGAACATGCTCCCCGCATTGAAACCATGACAATTCCTAAAGAATTTATCGGTGCTGTGATTGGTCCTGGTGGTAAAATAATTCAAGGTATGCAGGAAGAGACCGGTGCTGTCATCACTATCGAAGAAACAGAAGGTGTGGGACGTATCGAAGTTTCAGGTACTAATAAGAAATGTATTGACGATGCAATGCGCATGATCAAGGCAATTGTTGCTGTTCCCGAAGTGGGTGAAGTGTACAAAGGTAAGGTTCGTTCTATCATGCCTTACGGTGCGTTCATCGAATTTTTGCCGGGTAAGGACGGTTTGCTGCACATTTCTGAAATAGACTGGAAACGTTTGGAAACAGTGGAAGA
- a CDS encoding DMT family transporter — MRNKKLEANVSMAVSKIFGGFNMNALKFLLPLWMSPLTGAAIRCTFAAVAFWIIGWFMPKEQSTPKEKILLLLLGALGLYGFMFLYLIGLSKTTPVSSSIFTSLEPIWVFVIMIVFYKEKVSVKKIVGMAIGLVGALVCILTQKSDDLASDAFTGNMLCLLSSVAYAIYLVMSQRILANVGAMTMLRYTFTGAAITGLIVTAITGFDAPVLTIPIHWQPFLILMFVLIFPTTVSYLLIPIGLKYLKTTVVAIYGYLILIVATITSLAIGQDRFSWTQTFAIVFICAGVYLVEVAESRDKSPDPLKK; from the coding sequence ATGAGAAATAAAAAACTGGAAGCTAACGTCAGCATGGCCGTTTCAAAGATATTCGGTGGTTTTAATATGAATGCGTTGAAATTTCTTCTTCCGTTGTGGATGAGTCCGCTAACGGGAGCGGCAATCCGTTGTACGTTTGCAGCGGTCGCTTTTTGGATTATCGGCTGGTTCATGCCGAAGGAACAGTCCACTCCGAAAGAAAAAATCCTGTTGCTTCTGTTGGGGGCGTTGGGGTTGTACGGCTTTATGTTCCTTTATCTTATCGGGTTGAGTAAGACTACGCCTGTTTCCAGTTCTATTTTTACTAGTTTGGAACCTATTTGGGTGTTTGTGATTATGATTGTGTTCTATAAAGAAAAGGTGTCAGTGAAAAAAATAGTAGGTATGGCTATCGGGCTGGTCGGAGCTCTGGTGTGCATCTTGACTCAGAAAAGTGACGACCTTGCTTCGGATGCATTTACAGGGAATATGCTTTGTTTGCTTAGTTCCGTAGCTTATGCTATCTATCTGGTAATGAGCCAACGTATCCTTGCAAACGTGGGAGCGATGACGATGTTGCGTTATACATTTACGGGAGCTGCCATTACCGGTTTGATTGTTACGGCTATCACGGGTTTTGATGCTCCTGTACTGACAATACCTATCCATTGGCAACCTTTCTTGATACTGATGTTTGTATTGATATTTCCTACCACAGTCAGTTATTTGCTGATTCCGATCGGATTGAAATATCTCAAAACAACCGTTGTTGCCATTTATGGCTATCTGATTCTGATTGTTGCTACTATCACTTCACTAGCTATCGGACAGGACCGTTTCAGTTGGACGCAGACCTTTGCCATAGTGTTTATTTGTGCCGGTGTTTATCTGGTTGAAGTGGCCGAAAGCCGTGACAAGTCTCCGGACCCGTTGAAAAAATGA
- a CDS encoding glutamate decarboxylase, with protein sequence MEDLNFRKGDAKTDVFGSDRMLQPSPVEKIPDGPTTPEVAYQMVKDETFAQTQPRLNLATFVTTYMDEYATKLMNEAININYIDETEYPRIAVMNGKCINIVANLWNSPEKDTWKTGALAIGSSEACMLGGVAAWLRWRKKRQAQSKPFDKPNFVISTGFQVVWEKFAQLWQIEMREVPLTLDKTTLDPEEALKMCDENTICVVPIQGVTWTGLNDDVEALDKALDAYNAKTGYDIPIHVDAASGGFILPFLYPEKKWDFRLKWVLSISVSGHKFGLVYPGLGWVCWKGKEYLPEEMAFSVNYLGANITQVGLNFSRPAAQILGQYYQFIRLGFQGYKEVQYNSLMIAKYIHDEIAKMAPFVNYSEDVVNPLFIWYLKPEYAKAAKWTLYDLQDKLSQHGWMVPAYTLPSKLEDYVVMRVVVRQGFSRDMADMLLGDINNAVAELEKLDYPTPTRMAQEKNLPVETKMFNHGGRRHKTVK encoded by the coding sequence ATGGAAGATTTAAATTTCAGAAAAGGTGATGCAAAAACCGATGTATTTGGCTCAGACAGAATGCTACAACCCTCTCCGGTAGAGAAAATTCCTGATGGCCCTACTACTCCTGAAGTCGCTTATCAAATGGTGAAAGACGAAACATTCGCCCAAACTCAACCACGTTTGAACCTGGCTACTTTCGTTACCACTTATATGGACGAATATGCAACCAAGCTGATGAACGAAGCTATCAATATCAATTATATTGATGAAACAGAGTATCCACGTATCGCAGTAATGAATGGTAAATGTATCAATATCGTTGCCAACTTATGGAACTCTCCCGAAAAAGACACATGGAAAACAGGTGCATTGGCAATCGGTTCTTCAGAAGCTTGTATGCTGGGTGGTGTAGCTGCATGGTTGCGCTGGCGTAAGAAAAGACAGGCTCAAAGCAAACCATTCGATAAACCAAATTTCGTTATTTCAACAGGTTTCCAGGTGGTATGGGAGAAGTTTGCACAGTTGTGGCAGATTGAAATGCGTGAAGTGCCTTTGACACTTGATAAAACCACACTCGACCCCGAAGAAGCATTGAAGATGTGTGACGAAAATACAATCTGTGTCGTACCTATCCAAGGTGTTACATGGACAGGATTGAACGATGATGTTGAAGCATTAGATAAAGCACTTGATGCTTACAACGCAAAAACTGGTTATGACATTCCTATCCACGTAGACGCCGCAAGCGGTGGTTTCATCCTTCCGTTCCTTTATCCGGAAAAGAAGTGGGACTTCCGTTTGAAATGGGTGCTTTCTATCAGTGTATCCGGTCACAAATTCGGTTTAGTATATCCAGGACTTGGTTGGGTTTGCTGGAAAGGCAAAGAATATCTGCCCGAAGAAATGGCGTTCAGCGTAAATTATCTGGGTGCTAACATCACACAGGTAGGTCTGAACTTCTCCCGTCCTGCCGCTCAGATTCTGGGACAATATTACCAATTCATTCGTTTAGGATTCCAGGGATACAAAGAAGTACAATACAATTCGTTGATGATCGCTAAATATATCCACGATGAAATCGCCAAAATGGCTCCGTTCGTCAATTACTCCGAAGATGTAGTGAACCCATTGTTCATCTGGTATCTCAAACCTGAATACGCCAAAGCAGCCAAATGGACGTTATATGACCTACAAGACAAATTGTCTCAACATGGTTGGATGGTTCCGGCTTATACATTACCTTCTAAACTGGAAGACTATGTAGTAATGCGTGTCGTTGTCCGCCAAGGATTCAGCCGCGATATGGCAGACATGTTACTAGGTGACATCAACAATGCTGTTGCCGAACTAGAAAAACTGGATTATCCGACTCCTACCCGTATGGCTCAGGAAAAGAATCTTCCGGTAGAAACAAAGATGTTCAACCATGGTGGCCGCCGTCACAAAACAGTTAAATAA
- a CDS encoding potassium channel family protein, with the protein MKSALSDFILGKKGIYGILHIIILVMSLFLVISISVDTFKGIPFYTQSSYMKTQLWICIWFLFDFVLEFFLAKHKGRYLRTHFIFLLVAIPYQNIIAYYGWTFSPEITYLLRFIPLLRGGYALAIVVGWLTYNKASSLFVSYLTMLLATVYFSSLAFFVLEHKVNPLVHSYGDALWWAFMDVTTVGSNIIAVTVTGRVLSVLLAALGMMMFPIFTVYITNLIQQSNKRKKQYYAEEEEEKEKAVGQETPAQSVQEAKT; encoded by the coding sequence TGATGTCTCTTTTTCTCGTAATTAGTATCTCGGTAGATACTTTTAAGGGAATTCCTTTTTATACACAGTCGTCTTATATGAAAACCCAGTTGTGGATTTGCATTTGGTTTCTTTTCGATTTTGTATTGGAATTTTTTCTGGCGAAACACAAAGGACGTTATTTACGGACACATTTCATTTTCCTGTTGGTAGCCATTCCTTATCAGAACATTATTGCTTATTATGGATGGACTTTTTCTCCCGAAATTACTTATCTACTCCGTTTTATTCCTTTGTTGAGGGGGGGATATGCGCTGGCGATTGTGGTCGGCTGGCTGACGTACAATAAGGCTTCGAGCCTGTTCGTTTCTTATCTGACGATGTTGCTGGCTACTGTTTATTTCTCCAGTCTTGCTTTCTTTGTGCTTGAGCATAAAGTAAATCCGCTTGTCCATAGTTATGGGGATGCATTGTGGTGGGCATTTATGGATGTAACTACTGTCGGGTCGAATATAATAGCGGTAACGGTGACCGGTAGAGTGTTGTCCGTACTGTTGGCAGCGTTAGGAATGATGATGTTTCCTATCTTTACAGTGTATATCACGAATCTTATTCAGCAGTCCAACAAGCGGAAGAAGCAATATTATGCAGAAGAGGAGGAAGAAAAGGAGAAGGCTGTCGGACAAGAAACTCCGGCGCAATCCGTACAAGAGGCAAAAACATAA
- a CDS encoding HIT family protein, with the protein MATIFSRIIAGEIPCYKVAENDKFFAFLDINPLVKGHTLVVPKQEVDYIFDLSDEDLAAMHVFAKQVARAIEKAFPCKKVGEAVIGLEVPHAHIHLIPIQKESDMLFSNPKLKLSDEEFKSIAQAINSSL; encoded by the coding sequence ATGGCAACAATATTCAGCAGAATCATCGCAGGCGAAATCCCCTGCTACAAGGTGGCGGAAAACGACAAGTTCTTCGCATTTCTCGATATCAACCCGTTGGTAAAGGGACATACATTGGTAGTGCCCAAACAAGAAGTAGACTATATTTTCGATTTGAGCGATGAAGACCTGGCTGCAATGCACGTATTTGCAAAGCAGGTAGCCCGTGCCATCGAAAAGGCCTTCCCGTGCAAGAAGGTGGGTGAAGCAGTGATTGGACTGGAAGTTCCTCACGCACATATTCATTTAATCCCTATCCAGAAGGAATCGGATATGCTGTTCTCTAATCCGAAACTGAAATTGTCGGACGAAGAATTCAAGTCTATCGCACAAGCAATCAACTCCTCTCTATAA
- the greA gene encoding transcription elongation factor GreA, with amino-acid sequence MAYMSEEGYKKLMAELKELETVERPKISAAIAEARDKGDLSENAEYDAAKEAQGLLEMRINKLKTVIADAKIIDESKLKTDSVQILNKVELKNVKNGMKMTYTIVSESEANLKEGKISVNTPIAQGLLGKKIGDVAEITVPQGKIALEVVNISI; translated from the coding sequence ATGGCTTATATGTCAGAAGAAGGTTACAAGAAACTTATGGCGGAACTGAAAGAACTGGAAACAGTGGAACGCCCGAAGATCTCCGCGGCAATAGCCGAAGCAAGAGATAAAGGAGACTTGTCAGAAAATGCAGAGTACGATGCAGCCAAAGAGGCACAAGGTCTGTTGGAAATGCGTATCAACAAACTGAAAACAGTGATTGCGGATGCAAAAATCATTGATGAGTCCAAGCTCAAAACTGATTCCGTACAGATTTTAAATAAGGTGGAACTGAAAAATGTAAAGAATGGTATGAAGATGACTTATACCATCGTTTCCGAAAGTGAAGCTAACCTGAAGGAAGGAAAAATTTCAGTAAACACCCCGATTGCACAAGGTCTGCTTGGCAAGAAGATCGGTGATGTAGCAGAAATTACAGTACCGCAAGGCAAAATTGCATTAGAAGTAGTAAACATATCCATTTAA
- a CDS encoding RNA polymerase sigma factor, whose product MKSLSFRKDLVGVQDELLRFAYKLTTDREEANDLLQETSLKALDNEDKYTPDTNFKGWMYTIMRNIFINNYRKVVRDQTFIDRTDNLYHLNLPQDAGFESTEKAYDLKEMHRVVNTLPKEYKVPFAMHVSGFKYREIAEKLNLPLGTVKSRIFFTRQKLQEELKDFR is encoded by the coding sequence ATGAAAAGTTTAAGCTTCAGAAAAGATTTAGTAGGAGTACAAGATGAATTACTCCGGTTCGCTTATAAACTGACAACCGACCGCGAAGAAGCAAACGATTTGTTGCAGGAAACATCATTGAAAGCATTAGATAACGAAGATAAATATACGCCTGATACTAATTTCAAAGGATGGATGTATACTATCATGCGCAACATCTTTATCAACAACTACCGCAAAGTAGTTCGCGACCAAACATTCATCGACCGGACCGATAACCTTTATCACCTGAACCTGCCACAAGACGCCGGTTTTGAGAGTACAGAAAAGGCTTATGACCTGAAAGAGATGCACCGTGTGGTCAACACACTTCCTAAAGAATATAAAGTCCCGTTCGCGATGCACGTTTCCGGCTTCAAATATCGTGAAATAGCAGAAAAGCTGAATCTTCCGTTAGGAACGGTAAAGAGCCGTATCTTCTTCACACGCCAAAAATTGCAGGAAGAATTAAAAGACTTCCGCTAA
- a CDS encoding MFS transporter produces the protein MKIKTGKGTIPLITLIAIWSISALTSLPGLAVSPILGDLTKIFPKATDLDIQMLTSLPSLLIIPFILLGGKLTEKVDFVRVLQVGLWLFATSGVLYLLSNKMWQLIVVSALLGVGAGLIIPLSTGLVSRYFVGTYRVKQFGLSSAITNFTLVIATAVTGYLAEVSWHLPFLVYLLPLISILLVGHLKTTQPEAAVSSSQKDDSEAEDSSIDIGGGKYGIHIRHLIQLMAFYGIITYIVVVVIFNLPFLMEKHHFSSGNSGLMISLFFLAITAPGFCLNKIVGLLKERTKAYSLLSIALGLLLIWIAPLEWLIIPGCLLVGLGYGVIQPMLYEKTTHAALPQKATMALAFVMMMNYLAILLYPFIGDFLQWVFHTQSQEFPFIFNLLITVGTFFWAYRCRDTFLFNDQLK, from the coding sequence ATGAAAATAAAGACAGGTAAAGGGACGATCCCTCTCATAACTTTAATAGCTATATGGTCTATTTCGGCATTGACGTCTCTGCCAGGGTTGGCTGTTTCACCTATTTTGGGTGATCTTACAAAAATATTTCCAAAAGCTACGGATCTGGATATTCAGATGTTGACTTCGTTGCCATCGTTGCTGATTATCCCTTTTATATTGCTCGGTGGTAAATTGACGGAAAAAGTTGATTTTGTCCGTGTGTTGCAAGTCGGGCTATGGCTGTTTGCAACAAGTGGAGTGTTATATTTGCTTTCCAATAAAATGTGGCAATTAATAGTGGTAAGTGCCTTGCTTGGTGTAGGGGCAGGGTTGATTATTCCTTTGTCCACCGGATTGGTTTCCAGGTATTTTGTGGGTACATATCGGGTGAAGCAATTCGGGTTAAGTTCGGCGATTACTAATTTTACTTTGGTTATAGCGACTGCTGTAACCGGATATCTGGCAGAAGTCAGTTGGCATTTGCCTTTTCTGGTCTATCTGCTTCCCTTGATTTCTATTCTGCTGGTTGGACATCTAAAGACGACTCAGCCGGAAGCTGCCGTATCTTCTTCTCAGAAAGATGATTCGGAAGCCGAAGATTCATCCATAGATATAGGAGGTGGTAAATATGGTATCCATATCAGGCATCTGATACAGTTAATGGCTTTTTACGGGATAATTACTTATATTGTAGTAGTGGTGATTTTCAATCTGCCTTTCTTAATGGAAAAACATCATTTTTCCAGCGGTAATTCGGGGTTGATGATTTCGCTTTTCTTCCTGGCTATTACGGCTCCGGGCTTCTGCTTGAATAAGATTGTCGGCCTTCTAAAAGAACGTACCAAGGCATATAGTCTGTTATCCATAGCTTTAGGGTTGTTATTAATCTGGATAGCTCCGTTGGAGTGGCTCATTATTCCGGGTTGTCTGCTTGTCGGATTGGGATATGGCGTTATTCAGCCTATGTTGTACGAGAAAACGACTCATGCGGCGCTTCCACAGAAGGCAACAATGGCACTGGCATTTGTGATGATGATGAATTATCTGGCAATTTTGCTTTATCCTTTCATTGGTGATTTTCTGCAATGGGTATTTCATACACAGTCGCAGGAATTTCCGTTTATCTTCAATCTGTTGATTACTGTTGGCACTTTCTTCTGGGCATACCGTTGCCGTGATACTTTTTTGTTTAACGACCAATTGAAATAA